From Methylopila sp. M107, a single genomic window includes:
- a CDS encoding efflux RND transporter permease subunit — protein sequence MNIAAPFIARPVATTLLAIAVLLGGALGYLRLPVSSLPQVDFPTIQVTTRLPGANPQTMASLVTAPLERQLGQIPSLAAMTSASSFGFSRITLRFDLDRDIDGAAQDVQAAINAANSTLPRDLPYPPTFSKVNPANTPVLTVALTSDTIPIRDVSDLSDTLVAQRLAEVIGVGRVTVGGGVKPAVRVQADVSRLAAYGLTLASLRAAISGASVSTPKGSIDGRRQSFTISANDQIETAAAYQEVIVASKDGAPVRLRDVAEVTDGLEDTSVAASFQGRPAIVIDVQRQPGANTVETVAALRKALPEIQRAMPAGVAVSVVDDRTDTIKASIHEVEITLALSVGLVILVVLLFLRTLRATFIAGVALPLSLIATFAVMQAFGFSLDNLSLMALVVGAGFVVDDAIVMIENVQRHIEEGEPPLKAAYEGAREIGFTIVSLTASLVAVFIPLLFMGGLIGRVFREFAATLTIAVVVSMVISLTLTPMMCGRLLRTPKEPGRLGRAAERATDAVIAGYRRSLLFVLRHQFATLLITLATLVATGWLYVAAPKGFLPDQDSGLITATFEAAQDVSFAELKLRDAALTKAIREDPAVLNVVSVLGVGEQTPTANAGRFTIVLKPHAERDANAAEVIRRLSERTWSVPGVSVAFQATQDLQISTRASSARYQYTLTDADPKELASNAGKLAAELSKSPALINVGSDARENGLQARVTIDRVAAGRLGVTASTIADALYDAFGQRQISTIYGQANQYRVVLEAAPGQARDIAAIGRLYVTPTAATSDTTTTQAPVPLSAVASVAVEPAALVVNNEEQFPATTVSFDLAAGFSLSDALTAINEAEDAISLPPTTVGRLAGDAAEFAESLQNQPWLVLAAIVAIYIVLGVLYESFIHPFTILSTLPSAGVGALIALKLFGLDLSIVALIGVILLMGIVKKNAIMMIDFALDAERERGLAPEASIVEAAALRFRPIMMTTLAALLGALPLAIATGPGAELRVPLGVTIIGGLLLSQLLTLYTTPVVYLAMERLRARVSGSKAPVAEPAE from the coding sequence ATGAACATCGCCGCGCCCTTCATCGCCCGGCCGGTCGCGACCACGCTGCTCGCGATCGCGGTGCTGCTCGGCGGCGCGCTGGGCTATCTGCGGCTTCCCGTATCCTCCCTTCCCCAGGTCGATTTCCCGACCATCCAGGTGACCACGCGCCTGCCAGGCGCGAACCCGCAGACCATGGCGTCGCTCGTCACCGCGCCGCTCGAACGGCAGCTGGGACAAATCCCCTCGCTCGCCGCGATGACCTCCGCGAGCTCGTTCGGCTTCTCGCGCATCACGCTGCGCTTCGATCTCGACCGCGACATCGACGGCGCGGCGCAGGACGTGCAGGCGGCGATCAACGCCGCGAACTCGACGCTGCCGCGCGACCTGCCCTACCCGCCGACCTTCAGCAAGGTGAACCCGGCCAACACGCCGGTGCTGACCGTCGCGCTGACCTCCGACACCATCCCGATCCGCGACGTCTCGGACCTCTCCGACACGCTCGTCGCCCAGCGGCTCGCGGAAGTGATCGGCGTCGGGCGCGTCACCGTCGGCGGCGGCGTGAAGCCGGCGGTGCGGGTGCAGGCGGACGTGTCGCGGCTCGCGGCCTACGGCCTCACGCTCGCCTCGCTCCGCGCCGCGATTTCGGGCGCCAGCGTCTCGACGCCGAAGGGCTCGATCGACGGCAGGCGGCAGTCCTTCACCATCTCGGCCAACGACCAGATCGAGACCGCGGCGGCCTACCAGGAGGTGATCGTCGCCTCCAAGGACGGCGCGCCGGTGCGCCTGCGCGACGTCGCGGAAGTGACGGACGGGCTCGAGGACACCAGCGTCGCGGCGAGTTTTCAGGGCCGGCCGGCGATCGTGATCGACGTCCAGCGCCAGCCCGGCGCCAACACGGTCGAGACGGTCGCGGCTCTGCGCAAGGCGCTGCCGGAGATCCAGCGCGCGATGCCGGCTGGCGTCGCGGTCTCGGTGGTCGACGACCGCACCGACACGATCAAGGCCTCGATCCACGAGGTCGAGATCACGCTCGCGCTGTCGGTCGGGCTCGTCATCCTCGTGGTGCTGCTGTTCCTCAGGACGCTGCGCGCGACCTTCATCGCGGGCGTCGCGCTGCCGCTCTCGCTGATCGCGACCTTCGCAGTGATGCAGGCCTTCGGCTTCTCGCTCGACAACCTGTCGCTGATGGCGCTCGTGGTCGGAGCGGGCTTCGTGGTCGACGACGCCATCGTCATGATCGAGAACGTCCAGCGCCATATCGAGGAGGGCGAGCCGCCGCTGAAGGCCGCGTACGAAGGCGCGCGCGAGATCGGTTTCACGATCGTCTCGCTCACCGCCTCGCTCGTCGCAGTGTTCATCCCGCTGCTGTTCATGGGCGGGCTGATCGGCCGCGTGTTCCGCGAGTTCGCCGCGACGCTCACAATCGCTGTCGTGGTCTCGATGGTGATCTCGCTGACGCTCACCCCGATGATGTGCGGCCGCCTGCTCCGCACGCCGAAGGAGCCGGGCCGGCTCGGCCGCGCGGCGGAACGGGCCACCGACGCGGTGATCGCGGGCTATCGGCGTTCGCTGCTGTTCGTGCTGCGCCACCAGTTCGCGACGCTCCTGATCACGCTCGCCACGCTGGTCGCGACCGGCTGGCTCTACGTCGCCGCGCCCAAGGGCTTTCTGCCCGACCAGGATTCGGGGCTCATCACCGCGACCTTCGAGGCTGCGCAGGACGTCTCCTTCGCCGAGCTCAAGCTGCGGGACGCGGCGCTCACCAAGGCGATCCGCGAGGACCCGGCGGTGCTCAACGTCGTCTCGGTTCTCGGCGTCGGCGAGCAGACGCCGACCGCGAACGCCGGCCGCTTCACCATCGTGCTGAAGCCGCACGCGGAGCGGGACGCGAACGCCGCGGAGGTGATCCGGCGGCTGTCGGAACGGACCTGGTCGGTCCCGGGCGTCAGCGTCGCGTTCCAGGCGACGCAGGACCTGCAGATCTCGACCCGCGCGTCGAGCGCCCGCTACCAGTACACGCTGACCGACGCCGACCCGAAGGAGCTCGCCTCGAACGCCGGCAAGCTCGCGGCCGAACTCTCGAAGTCGCCGGCGCTCATCAATGTCGGCTCCGACGCGCGCGAGAACGGGCTGCAGGCGCGGGTGACGATCGACCGGGTCGCGGCGGGGCGCCTCGGCGTCACGGCCTCGACGATCGCGGACGCGCTCTACGACGCCTTCGGCCAGCGCCAGATCTCCACCATCTACGGCCAGGCCAACCAGTACCGCGTGGTGCTGGAGGCGGCGCCTGGCCAGGCGCGCGACATCGCGGCGATCGGCCGGCTCTACGTCACGCCGACCGCCGCGACATCCGACACGACGACGACCCAGGCGCCGGTGCCGCTGTCGGCGGTCGCGAGCGTCGCGGTCGAGCCGGCGGCGCTGGTGGTCAACAACGAGGAGCAGTTCCCCGCGACGACCGTCTCGTTCGACCTCGCCGCGGGCTTTTCGCTGTCCGACGCCCTGACCGCGATCAACGAGGCGGAGGACGCGATCTCGCTGCCGCCGACGACAGTCGGGCGCTTGGCGGGCGATGCGGCAGAGTTCGCGGAATCGCTGCAGAACCAGCCTTGGCTGGTGCTCGCCGCGATCGTCGCGATCTACATCGTGCTGGGCGTGCTCTACGAGAGCTTCATCCACCCGTTCACGATCCTCTCCACCCTGCCCTCCGCCGGAGTCGGGGCGCTGATCGCGCTGAAACTGTTCGGACTGGATCTCTCGATCGTCGCGCTGATCGGCGTGATCCTTCTGATGGGCATCGTGAAGAAGAACGCGATCATGATGATCGACTTCGCGCTCGACGCCGAGCGCGAGCGCGGCCTCGCGCCGG